The following coding sequences are from one Rathayibacter sp. VKM Ac-2760 window:
- a CDS encoding M20/M25/M40 family metallo-hydrolase, with protein sequence MTTTALERFQALLRVDTVSHSDESENDWSRFRVFQELLEQFYPALHGALERETVAGHSLVWRWRGTEDGDPSVLMAHYDVVSVTPDDWSIAPFSADTVLRPDGRTAVVGRGALDDKGSLVALLEAVEAAVLRGERPRRDVYLVSTHNEETAGDGAPSIVALLGARGVRPRFVLDEGGNVRRGIVPGVTTPIAVIGVTERGIMNLELTCRDAGGHASAPPPLPGMLATQRLARAIHRLTENPFPSTLPEPIAELVRAAAPHADAAHAVWYARPHEHPDAVIGALAAHSNRSAAMLRTTVAITQLRGSTGANVLASTASAVANVRINPGGTVAGVVERIRAVIDDPEVEIEVRVAHEPSPVSPTGEPGDGEAYDVLRAVVQEVFPEAIVAPYVQTGGSDARHFHAISDGVYRFIPFEISPQQQLGIHGADESVEVDQFERAIAFYARLLHEL encoded by the coding sequence GTGACGACGACCGCGCTCGAGCGCTTCCAGGCCCTGCTGCGGGTCGACACGGTGTCGCACTCCGACGAGTCCGAGAACGACTGGAGCCGCTTCCGCGTGTTCCAGGAGCTGCTCGAGCAGTTCTACCCCGCGCTGCACGGCGCCCTCGAGCGCGAGACGGTGGCCGGCCACTCGCTCGTCTGGCGCTGGCGCGGCACGGAGGACGGCGATCCGTCGGTGCTGATGGCCCACTACGACGTGGTCAGCGTCACCCCCGACGACTGGTCGATCGCCCCCTTCTCCGCCGATACCGTCCTCCGGCCGGACGGCCGGACCGCGGTCGTGGGGCGCGGCGCGCTCGACGACAAGGGATCCCTGGTCGCGCTGCTCGAGGCCGTCGAGGCCGCCGTGCTGCGCGGCGAGCGCCCCCGCCGCGACGTCTACCTCGTCTCGACCCACAACGAGGAGACGGCCGGCGACGGCGCCCCCTCGATCGTCGCCCTGCTCGGCGCGCGCGGCGTCCGCCCCCGCTTCGTGCTGGACGAGGGCGGCAACGTCCGCCGCGGCATCGTGCCCGGAGTGACCACGCCGATCGCCGTGATCGGCGTCACCGAGCGCGGCATCATGAACCTCGAGCTGACCTGCCGCGACGCCGGCGGCCACGCCTCCGCTCCCCCGCCCCTGCCCGGCATGCTCGCGACGCAGCGCCTCGCCCGGGCCATCCACCGGCTCACCGAGAACCCGTTCCCCTCGACGCTCCCGGAGCCGATCGCCGAGCTGGTCCGCGCCGCCGCGCCGCACGCCGACGCCGCGCACGCCGTCTGGTACGCGAGACCGCACGAGCACCCCGACGCCGTGATCGGCGCCCTGGCCGCGCACTCCAACCGCTCGGCCGCCATGCTGCGGACCACCGTCGCGATCACGCAGCTGCGCGGCAGCACCGGGGCGAACGTGCTCGCCTCGACCGCGAGCGCCGTCGCGAACGTGCGGATCAACCCGGGCGGCACCGTCGCGGGCGTGGTCGAGCGCATCCGCGCCGTCATCGACGACCCCGAGGTCGAGATCGAGGTGCGGGTCGCCCACGAGCCCTCGCCCGTCTCCCCCACCGGCGAGCCCGGCGACGGCGAAGCGTACGACGTGCTCCGCGCCGTGGTGCAGGAGGTCTTCCCGGAGGCGATCGTCGCCCCCTACGTGCAGACCGGCGGCAGCGACGCCCGGCACTTCCACGCGATCAGCGACGGCGTGTACCGCTTCATCCCGTTCGAGATCAGCCCGCAGCAGCAGCTCGGCATCCACGGCGCCGACGAGTCGGTCGAGGTCGACCAGTTCGAGCGGGCGATCGCCTTCTACGCCCGGCTCCTGCACGAGCTCTGA
- a CDS encoding S9 family peptidase, whose translation MTAPVPPVARRVPLERRHHGDLVVDQYEWLRQKEDPEVLAHLEAENAYTDALLAPLAPLRERLFDEIRSRTKETDLSVPVREGGWWYFSRSYEGRQYGVHCRAPIAGPDDWTPPSIAEGGPLEGEQVVLDGNIEAEGHDFFSLGSFDVSSDGRYLLFGTDVEGDERYTLRIRDLGTGEDLPDVIEGTGGGATFGADARFVFYPTVDESWRPDTIWRHAVGTAATSDEVVFSEPDERYWIGVGLTRSRRFLVIEIGSKITSECLLLDAADPTGEFRSVWPRREGVEYEVDHAVLDGRDRLLIVHNDGALDFEIVEEPADLSRGAEERAAERRVLVAHSPGRRIEGVDAFARHVVVSYREAGATRLGLLVEADGAARLEEIAFDEPLYDAGLAGNPEWQQPALRLAYTSFVTPSTVLTLDVATGERTVLKQQPVLGDYDPERYVQRREWATAADGTRIPLSLVWRRDAAAPDEAPAPLLLYGYGSYEASIDPGFSIARLSLLDRGVVFAIAHVRGGGEMGRSWYEEGKTLAKRTTFTDFVDAARHLVAAGFTTPERLVAQGGSAGGLLMGAVANLAPEAFAGILAQVPFVDALTSILDPSLPLTVIEWDEWGDPLHDPDVYAYMKTYSPYENVREGVAYPRILATTSLNDTRVLYVEPAKWVARLREVGAPALLKIEMTAGHGGVSGRYERWREVAFEYAWILDVLGLAEESAQA comes from the coding sequence ATGACCGCGCCCGTCCCTCCCGTCGCCCGCCGTGTCCCGCTCGAACGCCGTCACCACGGCGATCTGGTGGTCGATCAGTACGAGTGGCTGCGGCAGAAGGAGGACCCCGAGGTCCTCGCGCACCTCGAGGCCGAGAACGCCTACACCGACGCCCTGCTCGCCCCGCTCGCTCCGCTGCGCGAGCGCCTCTTCGACGAGATCCGCTCGCGGACCAAGGAGACCGACCTCTCGGTGCCGGTCCGGGAGGGCGGCTGGTGGTACTTCTCCCGCTCCTACGAGGGCCGCCAGTACGGCGTGCACTGCCGCGCCCCGATCGCCGGCCCGGACGACTGGACGCCGCCGTCGATCGCCGAGGGCGGACCGCTCGAGGGCGAGCAGGTCGTCCTCGACGGCAACATCGAGGCCGAGGGCCACGACTTCTTCTCGCTCGGCAGCTTCGACGTGTCCAGCGACGGCCGCTACCTGCTCTTCGGCACCGACGTCGAGGGCGACGAGCGCTACACGCTCCGCATCCGCGACCTCGGCACCGGCGAGGACCTCCCCGACGTGATCGAGGGCACCGGCGGCGGTGCGACCTTCGGCGCCGACGCCCGCTTCGTCTTCTATCCGACCGTCGACGAGTCCTGGCGGCCCGACACGATCTGGCGGCACGCCGTCGGCACCGCGGCCACCAGCGACGAGGTCGTCTTCTCCGAGCCGGACGAGCGCTACTGGATCGGCGTCGGCCTCACCCGCAGCCGCCGGTTCCTCGTGATCGAGATCGGCAGCAAGATCACCAGCGAGTGCCTGCTGCTCGACGCCGCCGATCCGACCGGGGAGTTCCGCTCGGTCTGGCCGCGCCGCGAGGGCGTGGAGTACGAGGTCGACCACGCGGTGCTCGACGGGCGCGACCGCCTCCTGATCGTGCACAACGACGGCGCGCTCGACTTCGAGATCGTCGAGGAGCCGGCCGATCTCTCCCGCGGCGCCGAGGAGCGCGCGGCCGAGCGCCGCGTCCTCGTCGCGCACTCTCCCGGCCGGCGGATCGAGGGCGTCGACGCCTTCGCGCGCCACGTCGTCGTCTCCTACCGCGAGGCGGGGGCGACCCGGCTCGGTCTGCTCGTCGAGGCCGACGGCGCCGCCCGGCTGGAGGAGATCGCCTTCGACGAGCCGCTCTACGACGCCGGGCTGGCCGGCAACCCGGAGTGGCAGCAGCCCGCGCTGCGCCTCGCCTACACCTCGTTCGTGACCCCGTCCACGGTGCTCACCCTCGACGTCGCGACCGGCGAGCGGACCGTGCTCAAGCAGCAGCCGGTCCTCGGCGACTACGACCCCGAGCGCTACGTGCAGCGCCGCGAGTGGGCGACGGCCGCGGACGGCACGCGCATTCCGCTCTCGCTGGTCTGGCGGCGCGACGCGGCGGCACCCGACGAGGCGCCGGCGCCGCTCCTGCTCTACGGCTACGGCTCCTACGAGGCGAGCATCGACCCGGGCTTCTCGATCGCACGCCTCTCGCTGCTGGATCGCGGCGTGGTCTTCGCCATCGCGCACGTCCGCGGCGGCGGGGAGATGGGCCGCTCCTGGTACGAGGAAGGGAAGACCCTCGCCAAGCGCACCACCTTCACCGACTTCGTCGACGCCGCGCGGCACCTCGTCGCGGCGGGCTTCACCACTCCGGAGCGGCTGGTCGCCCAGGGCGGCTCGGCCGGCGGACTGCTGATGGGCGCGGTGGCGAACCTCGCCCCCGAGGCCTTCGCGGGGATCCTGGCGCAGGTGCCGTTCGTGGACGCGCTGACCTCCATCCTCGACCCGTCGCTGCCGCTGACGGTGATCGAGTGGGACGAGTGGGGCGACCCGCTGCACGATCCCGACGTCTACGCCTACATGAAGACCTACTCGCCCTACGAGAACGTGCGCGAGGGTGTCGCCTACCCGCGGATCCTCGCGACGACGAGTCTCAACGACACCCGGGTGCTCTACGTGGAGCCGGCGAAGTGGGTGGCGCGGCTGCGCGAGGTCGGGGCTCCGGCGCTGCTGAAGATCGAGATGACGGCCGGGCACGGCGGGGTCAGCGGGCGCTACGAGCGCTGGCGCGAGGTCGCGTTCGAGTACGCCTGGATCCTCGACGTGCTCGGGCTCGCGGAGGAGAGCGCGCAGGCGTGA
- a CDS encoding phosphodiesterase — protein MTVRQAEYPRPNHFILHLSDTHFIAGDGGLYGSDVDSEAQLRRLFDELEASGGRPEAVVITGDLADKGEPEAYAKLRAVVEPAAARLGAEVIWVMGNHDDRGAFRSGLLDQLPTTQPIDRVHDVNGLRIIALDSTVPGAHYGEISDAQLDWLAEELSSPAPHGTILALHHPPVPSVLDLSVLVELRDQPALAEVLEGSDVRSIIAGHLHYSSTATFAGIPVSVASATCYTQDLNVPVGGTRARNSAQAFNLIHVYDGTVLHSVVPIGASTEVSYVSANETERILASHGVEIAPATAAPLEQVEKLYPPVAEPVSVSA, from the coding sequence ATGACTGTCCGCCAGGCCGAGTACCCCCGGCCGAACCACTTCATCCTGCACCTCAGCGACACCCACTTCATCGCCGGAGACGGCGGGCTGTACGGCTCCGACGTCGACAGCGAGGCGCAGCTGCGCCGGCTGTTCGACGAGCTCGAGGCCTCGGGCGGGCGCCCGGAGGCGGTCGTCATCACCGGCGACCTGGCCGACAAGGGCGAGCCGGAGGCGTACGCGAAGCTGCGCGCCGTCGTCGAGCCCGCCGCCGCCCGCCTCGGTGCCGAGGTGATCTGGGTGATGGGCAACCACGACGACCGCGGGGCGTTCCGCTCCGGGCTGCTCGACCAGCTCCCGACGACGCAGCCCATCGACCGCGTGCACGACGTGAACGGGCTGCGGATCATCGCGCTCGACTCGACCGTCCCCGGCGCCCACTACGGCGAGATCTCGGACGCGCAGCTCGACTGGCTCGCGGAGGAGCTCTCCAGCCCCGCGCCGCACGGCACGATCCTGGCGCTGCACCACCCGCCGGTGCCGAGTGTGCTCGACCTCTCGGTGCTCGTGGAGCTGCGCGACCAGCCGGCCCTCGCCGAGGTGCTCGAGGGCTCCGACGTCCGCAGCATCATCGCTGGGCACCTGCACTACTCCTCGACAGCGACGTTCGCCGGCATCCCCGTCTCGGTCGCGTCGGCCACCTGCTACACCCAGGACCTCAACGTGCCCGTCGGCGGCACCCGCGCCCGCAACTCCGCGCAGGCGTTCAATCTCATCCACGTCTACGACGGCACCGTGCTGCACTCGGTGGTGCCGATCGGCGCCTCGACCGAGGTGTCCTACGTCTCGGCGAACGAGACCGAGCGGATCCTCGCCTCGCACGGCGTGGAGATCGCGCCGGCGACGGCCGCCCCGCTCGAGCAGGTGGAGAAGCTGTACCCGCCGGTCGCCGAGCCGGTGAGCGTCAGCGCTTAG
- a CDS encoding NUDIX domain-containing protein, with protein sequence MGDAPRQSALPEVCVVYVLRESPGGTEVLLGRKLRGLGEGRVVAPGGKLEPGESPAEAAVRELAEEVGLRADPGDLEPRGSLDYLFPHRPAWSQRSHVFLCRRWAGDVVASGELDAAIVPLDAVPFERMWDDARFWLPAVLRSGAVVDRTFEFGADLEHVVDRP encoded by the coding sequence GTGGGCGATGCGCCGCGGCAGTCCGCTCTGCCCGAGGTCTGCGTCGTCTACGTCCTGCGCGAGTCGCCCGGCGGCACCGAGGTGCTGCTCGGGCGGAAGCTCCGCGGTCTCGGCGAAGGCCGGGTCGTCGCGCCCGGCGGCAAGCTCGAGCCGGGGGAGTCGCCTGCCGAGGCGGCCGTCCGCGAGCTGGCGGAGGAGGTCGGCCTGCGCGCGGACCCCGGCGACCTCGAGCCGCGCGGCTCGCTCGACTACCTCTTCCCGCACCGCCCCGCCTGGAGCCAGCGCTCGCACGTCTTCCTCTGCCGCCGCTGGGCCGGCGACGTCGTCGCGTCCGGCGAGCTCGACGCCGCCATCGTCCCGCTCGACGCGGTGCCGTTCGAGCGGATGTGGGACGACGCGCGCTTCTGGCTGCCGGCTGTCCTGCGCTCCGGCGCTGTCGTCGACCGCACCTTCGAGTTCGGCGCCGACCTCGAGCACGTCGTCGACCGGCCCTGA
- a CDS encoding trypsin-like serine protease translates to MLRRSFSSGRGIPAPGDPRAGEEVTAMRIRFLRRTAAALAVLATVLGIGALTTAPAAALTSGTRSNEPWVVEVYGTWFGSQNSSCTGTAIAADWVVTAGHCSSHQVFYRYTPTPGADEVREEVAVAEEISLAPADLKLLRLSRPHELPRYPTLDPHGYHVGSAGAVYGMADGLLALQRTEKVWVTGFRRSKEGVFTIVTTATTGAVEQIVQPGDSGGALIVAGNLVGVTTGRTSAHESEQSVTYADVRPVVEKLWELEVHGRFPRGAESTTTADITDVSVVRGFAEVTMSEAVYSGKRVVVWIDGRYAGDLNDDRGWSVWRYSVPGGTKIVPTTPVEDGDVVQVGALASGTDLVEADPLFRKTLNGVNGVQRTGDRVAVTMSRALVHSGERVLVWVNGAYYADVQNDVSHYASKTTIDGASIVTPDGTVKDGDLVRIGVVPDGTDVDQAEILDARVL, encoded by the coding sequence GTGCTTCGTCGATCGTTCTCGAGCGGAAGAGGGATCCCGGCCCCGGGCGACCCCCGCGCTGGAGAAGAGGTGACGGCGATGAGGATTCGCTTCCTGCGGAGGACTGCGGCGGCGCTGGCCGTTCTGGCGACCGTGCTGGGCATCGGTGCGCTCACGACGGCGCCCGCGGCAGCACTGACGTCGGGGACGAGGTCGAACGAGCCCTGGGTGGTCGAGGTGTACGGCACATGGTTCGGCTCGCAGAACAGCAGTTGCACCGGGACGGCGATCGCCGCGGACTGGGTGGTCACGGCGGGACACTGCAGTTCGCACCAGGTGTTCTACCGCTACACCCCGACTCCGGGGGCGGACGAGGTGAGGGAGGAGGTCGCGGTGGCGGAGGAGATCTCCCTCGCTCCCGCAGACCTGAAGCTCCTCCGCCTCTCCCGACCGCACGAGCTGCCGCGCTACCCCACCCTGGATCCGCACGGGTACCACGTCGGTTCGGCCGGCGCCGTGTACGGGATGGCGGACGGCCTCCTCGCGCTGCAGCGGACGGAGAAGGTCTGGGTCACCGGGTTCCGGCGGTCGAAGGAGGGCGTCTTCACGATCGTCACCACCGCGACCACGGGCGCCGTCGAGCAGATCGTGCAACCGGGCGACTCGGGCGGAGCTCTCATCGTCGCCGGGAATCTCGTGGGCGTGACCACCGGCAGGACCTCCGCGCACGAATCCGAGCAGAGTGTGACGTACGCCGACGTGCGGCCCGTGGTGGAGAAGTTGTGGGAGCTGGAGGTGCACGGTCGGTTCCCTCGGGGGGCGGAGTCGACGACGACTGCGGACATCACGGACGTCTCGGTCGTTCGCGGGTTCGCGGAGGTGACGATGAGCGAGGCGGTGTACTCCGGGAAGCGCGTCGTGGTCTGGATCGACGGCCGCTACGCGGGTGATCTGAACGACGACAGAGGGTGGTCCGTGTGGCGGTACAGCGTCCCGGGCGGCACGAAGATCGTCCCCACCACGCCGGTCGAGGACGGGGACGTCGTCCAGGTCGGTGCACTCGCGTCGGGTACCGACCTCGTCGAAGCCGATCCGCTGTTCCGGAAGACACTGAACGGGGTGAACGGTGTCCAGCGGACCGGCGACCGGGTCGCGGTGACGATGAGTCGTGCCCTGGTGCACTCCGGCGAGCGGGTCCTCGTCTGGGTGAACGGGGCGTACTACGCCGATGTGCAGAACGACGTCTCGCACTACGCGTCCAAGACCACCATCGACGGTGCCTCGATCGTGACTCCCGACGGCACCGTGAAGGACGGCGACCTGGTCCGGATCGGAGTGGTCCCCGACGGCACCGACGTCGATCAGGCCGAGATCCTCGACGCCCGCGTCCTCTGA
- a CDS encoding stealth family protein, whose protein sequence is MPSVRPLPSALLRPRHFDRDDVVVHAGLFSLVNSSTTPQAAWTEDLIALGEVLDEAEFPYRLIRGTKGAPFLAIDRSLGAELATLLARAFATEPFYVKTLDKRGTPPLLLAEGAIAPYPRAAVFSLFRPRVSSSGSLRYGARSGVRLEFWKVGEEEITTPAENALMRSSLPVAEAIDAHVEAYGRTWPTFEGMFEPLVSDIRFDVDIVFSWVDGTDLEFQRARAARMASYVVGEGDDAPARFRQIDELKYALRSVYMYAPWVRHIYIVTDSPRPRWLDEHPDVTLVRSEDHFRDLSVLPTHNSHAVESQLHRIPGLAEHFLYSNDDMFFGRPVDPSIFFSPGGITKFIEATTRIGMGDSNASRSGFENAARVNRRLLRERFGAMTTRHLEHAATPLRKTVMAELEAEFEPEFTATAASRFRSASDVSVTNSLYHYYALMTGRAVVQENASVKYVDTTMHQGLKDMKKLLKNRGVDFFCLNDGSFPEISAEVRTRAVIDFLEEYYPIPAPWETVE, encoded by the coding sequence ATGCCTTCCGTCCGTCCTCTGCCGTCTGCCCTCCTGCGCCCGCGCCATTTCGACCGCGACGACGTCGTCGTCCATGCCGGTCTGTTCTCGCTGGTGAACTCGAGTACGACCCCGCAGGCGGCCTGGACCGAGGACCTGATCGCGCTCGGCGAGGTGCTCGACGAGGCCGAGTTCCCCTACCGCCTCATCCGCGGGACCAAGGGCGCGCCGTTCCTCGCGATCGACCGCTCGCTCGGCGCAGAGCTCGCCACCCTGCTCGCGCGCGCCTTCGCGACCGAGCCCTTCTACGTGAAGACCCTCGACAAGCGCGGCACCCCGCCGCTGCTCCTGGCGGAGGGGGCCATCGCCCCGTACCCGCGCGCCGCGGTCTTCTCGCTCTTCCGCCCCCGCGTCTCCTCGAGCGGCTCGCTCCGCTACGGCGCCCGCAGCGGCGTCCGCCTCGAGTTCTGGAAGGTGGGCGAGGAGGAGATCACCACTCCCGCCGAGAACGCGCTGATGCGCAGCAGCCTCCCCGTCGCCGAGGCGATCGACGCGCACGTCGAGGCCTACGGCCGCACCTGGCCGACCTTCGAGGGCATGTTCGAGCCGCTCGTCAGCGACATCCGCTTCGACGTCGACATCGTCTTCTCCTGGGTCGACGGCACCGATCTCGAGTTCCAGCGCGCCCGCGCCGCCCGGATGGCGAGCTACGTCGTGGGCGAGGGCGACGACGCCCCGGCGCGCTTCCGTCAGATCGACGAGCTCAAGTACGCCCTGCGCAGCGTCTACATGTACGCGCCGTGGGTCCGGCACATCTACATCGTCACCGACTCGCCTCGCCCGCGCTGGCTCGACGAGCACCCCGACGTCACGCTGGTCCGCAGCGAGGACCACTTCCGCGACCTCTCGGTGCTGCCCACGCACAACTCGCACGCGGTCGAGAGCCAGCTGCACCGCATCCCGGGCCTGGCCGAGCACTTCCTCTACTCGAACGACGACATGTTCTTCGGCCGCCCCGTCGACCCGTCGATCTTCTTCTCGCCCGGCGGGATCACCAAGTTCATCGAGGCGACCACCCGGATCGGCATGGGCGACTCCAACGCGAGCCGCAGCGGCTTCGAGAACGCCGCCCGGGTCAACCGCCGGCTGCTCCGCGAGCGCTTCGGCGCGATGACGACCCGCCACCTCGAGCACGCCGCCACGCCGCTGCGCAAGACCGTGATGGCCGAGCTCGAGGCCGAGTTCGAGCCGGAGTTCACCGCGACGGCCGCGAGCCGCTTCCGCTCGGCGAGCGACGTCTCCGTCACCAACTCGCTCTACCACTACTACGCGCTGATGACCGGGCGCGCGGTCGTGCAGGAGAACGCCTCGGTGAAGTACGTCGACACGACGATGCACCAGGGCCTGAAGGACATGAAGAAGCTGCTGAAGAACCGCGGCGTCGACTTCTTCTGCCTCAACGACGGCAGCTTCCCCGAGATCTCGGCGGAGGTGCGGACCCGGGCCGTGATCGACTTCCTCGAGGAGTACTACCCGATCCCCGCCCCGTGGGAGACGGTCGAGTGA
- a CDS encoding CYTH and CHAD domain-containing protein: MADSADRTTADRTPAGAQRRVQTEVERKYDVEADTALPGLLGAGTVATAVVEEPVRLSAEYFDTAGRALSRARITLRRREGGGDEGWHVKLPGSAGRTEIHAPLTATRTVPPGVREPVLGHVGRARLEPLATLETVRAITRVADSAGRRLAEIADDLVIANDLRSGVERRWREWEVELLDVHGAEGEAVLDAIEERLLVAGARPAQSASKLARATGGPIEDEHSAPADGGEAALAAIGELLTGLRAVDPRVRLEADDALHRMRVHTRRLRSVLAASRSVLDRTALDPLREELRWLAGVLGAARDEEVLAERLRTAIEKAGEGLHAKAVGGTSLFEAIERRHAIALQRVAKALRGARYLALLDALDALLDDPPRTAKAGSSAKKLVRRSLAKEVARLDAARTGEDDLEARHELRKAAKRLRYVVDAWSAVVPEAVGSRQHSLAKAAKAVAEALGEERDALAAREALRAHALVAARRDEPAFALGAASAHEERRAEEAAAAGDAALERLHSLSR, from the coding sequence ATGGCTGACAGTGCGGACAGGACGACGGCGGACCGGACGCCGGCGGGCGCGCAGCGGCGCGTGCAGACCGAGGTGGAGCGCAAGTACGACGTCGAGGCCGACACCGCCCTCCCCGGGCTCCTCGGCGCCGGGACCGTCGCGACGGCCGTCGTCGAGGAGCCCGTCCGCCTCTCGGCCGAGTACTTCGACACCGCGGGCCGCGCGCTCTCCCGGGCCCGGATCACGCTCCGGCGCCGCGAGGGCGGCGGCGACGAGGGCTGGCACGTGAAGCTGCCGGGCTCCGCCGGTCGGACCGAGATCCACGCCCCGCTGACCGCGACCCGCACCGTCCCGCCCGGCGTCCGCGAGCCGGTGCTCGGCCACGTCGGCCGCGCACGGCTCGAGCCGCTCGCCACCCTCGAGACCGTCCGCGCGATCACCCGTGTCGCCGACTCCGCCGGCCGCCGCCTCGCCGAGATCGCCGACGACCTCGTCATCGCGAACGACCTGCGCTCGGGCGTCGAGCGCCGCTGGCGGGAGTGGGAGGTCGAGCTCCTCGACGTCCACGGCGCCGAGGGCGAGGCCGTCCTCGACGCGATCGAGGAGCGGTTGCTCGTGGCCGGCGCCCGCCCCGCCCAGAGCGCCTCGAAGCTGGCCCGGGCCACCGGGGGGCCGATCGAGGACGAGCACTCGGCCCCGGCCGACGGCGGGGAGGCGGCGCTCGCCGCGATCGGCGAGCTCCTCACGGGCCTGCGCGCCGTCGATCCGCGCGTCCGCCTCGAGGCCGACGACGCCCTGCACCGGATGCGCGTGCACACCCGGCGCCTGCGCAGCGTGCTCGCCGCCTCGCGCTCGGTGCTCGACCGCACGGCCCTCGATCCGCTCCGCGAGGAGCTGCGCTGGCTGGCCGGCGTCCTCGGCGCCGCCCGCGACGAGGAGGTCCTGGCCGAGCGCCTCCGCACCGCGATCGAGAAGGCGGGCGAGGGCCTGCACGCGAAGGCCGTCGGCGGCACCTCCCTCTTCGAGGCGATCGAGCGCCGGCACGCGATCGCCCTGCAGCGGGTCGCCAAGGCCCTGCGCGGCGCCCGCTACCTCGCCCTCCTCGACGCCCTGGACGCTCTGCTGGACGACCCGCCGCGGACCGCGAAGGCGGGCTCGAGCGCGAAGAAGCTCGTCCGCCGCTCCCTCGCGAAGGAGGTCGCCCGGCTCGACGCCGCCCGGACGGGCGAGGACGACCTCGAGGCCCGGCACGAGCTGCGCAAGGCCGCGAAGCGCCTGCGCTACGTCGTCGACGCCTGGAGCGCCGTCGTCCCGGAGGCGGTCGGCTCGAGGCAGCACTCGCTCGCGAAGGCCGCGAAGGCGGTCGCCGAGGCGCTCGGCGAGGAGCGCGACGCCCTCGCCGCCCGCGAGGCGCTGCGCGCGCACGCGCTCGTGGCGGCCCGCCGGGACGAGCCGGCGTTCGCCCTCGGTGCCGCCTCGGCGCACGAGGAACGACGCGCGGAGGAGGCCGCGGCGGCCGGGGACGCGGCACTGGAGAGGCTGCACTCCCTGTCAAGGTGA